In a single window of the Manis pentadactyla isolate mManPen7 chromosome 15 unlocalized genomic scaffold, mManPen7.hap1 SUPER_15_unloc_1, whole genome shotgun sequence genome:
- the IL11 gene encoding interleukin-11: MNTVCCLILAALSLWPDRAAAPGPPPGPPRTSPGPRAELDSTVLLTRSLLADTRQLAAQLRDKFPADGDHSLDSLPTLAMSAGALGALQLPGVLTRLRADLLSYLRHVQWLRRASGPSLRILEPELGALQARLDRLLRRLQLLMSRLALPQVPPDPPAPPLAPPTSPWGGIRAAHAILGGLHLTLDWAVRGLLLLKTRL; the protein is encoded by the exons CTGTTTGCTGCCTGATCCTGGCCGCACTGAGCCTGTGGCCAGATAGAGCTGCTGCCCCAGGGCCACCACCGGGCCCCCCTCGAACCTCCCCAGGCCCTCGGGCTGAGCTGGACAGCACCGTGCTCCTGACCCGTTCCCTCCTGGCCGACACTCGGCAGCTGGCTGCACAGCTG AGAGACAAATTCCCAGCCGACGGGGACCACAGCCTGGACTCCCTTCCCACCTTGGCCATGAGTGCAGGGGCACTGGGGGCTCTGCAG ctcccaggTGTGCTGACCAGACTTCGGGCAGACCTGCTGTCGTATCTCAGGCACGTTCAGTGGCTTCGTCGGGCAAGTGGCCCTTCTCTGCGGATCCTGGAGCCGGAGCTGGGAGCTCTGCAGGCCCGGCTGGACCGGCTGCTGCGCCGGCTACAGCTCCTG ATGTCCCGCCTGGCCCTGCCCCAGGTGCCCCCAGACCCTCCAGCTCCCCCACTGGCACCCCCAACCTCACCCTGGGGAGGCATCAGGGCGGCCCACGCCATTCTCGGGGGGCTGCACCTGACGCTCGACTGGGCCGTGCGGGGCTTGCTGCTGCTGAAGACTCGGCTGTGa